In one window of Juglans regia cultivar Chandler chromosome 3, Walnut 2.0, whole genome shotgun sequence DNA:
- the LOC108996509 gene encoding oligopeptide transporter 1-like, producing MEHQPKKPGQDAHIYEDSDEVNDSPIEQVRLTVSITDDPTLPCLTFRTWVLGITSCATLAFLNQFFGYRQNALYVSSVSAQILVLPVGKLMAVYLPDKAVRVPGTKWCFSLNPGPFNLKEHVLITIFANSGSNSVYAVGIITIVKAFYHRRIHPLAAMLLTQTTQLLGYGWAGVFRKFLVDSPYMWWPSNLVQVSLFRALHEVEIRPKGKLTRLQFFLVVLASSFAYYIVPNYLFPSITALSFVCWIWKDSVTAQQIGSGLRGLGVGSFALDWSTVAGFLGSPLATPGFAIINIMVGFFLTLYVLVPIAYWTNSFEAKRFPIISSHVFNADGGKYDVSVVLNETTFQFNRQGYDGYSKIHLSIFFVYTYGLSFAVLAATISHVALFHGRAIWQQTKATFKGKFGDVHTRIMRKNYDPVPQWWFYTLLMVVVGLALLACEGFGKQLQLPFWGILLAILLALSFTLPIGVITATTNQQPGLNVITELIIGYMYPGKPLANVAFKTYGYISMSQALMFLSDFKLGHYMKIPPKSMFIVQLAGTLVASSVYFGTSWWLITSVEHICDPSKLPEGSPWTCPGDDVFYNASIIWGVVGPLRMFGPLGLYSKMNYFFLIGILAPVPVWVFSRLFPDQKWICLINMPIIIGGAGVMPMAKAVNYICWGAVGIFFNFFVYRRFKGWWARHNYILSAGLDAGVAFMAILCYFTLQVRDINGIRWWGLDLGDHCPLASCPTAPGIEVEGCPVFP from the exons ATGGAGCATCAGCCCAAGAAGCCTGGTCAAGATGCTCATATTTATGAGGATTCTG ATGAGGTAAATGACTCTCCAATCGAACAAGTTCGGCTCACAGTCTCCATTACAGATGATCCAACACTACCATGCTTGACATTTCGAACATGGGTTTTGGGGATCACATCTTGTGCTACTCTGGCATTCTTGAATCAGTTCTTTGGTTACCGCCAGAATGCACTCTATGTATCTTCGGTTTCAGCCCAAATTCTAGTACTTCCAGTGGGAAAGCTTATGGCAGTATACCTACCAGACAAAGCAGTTCGTGTTCCTGGAACAAAATGGTGCTTTTCATTGAATCCAGGGCCCTTCAACTTGAAGGAGCATGTCCTAATCACCATATTTGCCAATTCAGGTTCAAATTCGGTTTATGCTGTGGGAATTATTACAATTGTCAAGGCTTTCTATCACCGTCGGATTCATCCTCTTGCAGCCATGTTGCTAACTCAAACCACCCAG CTGCTTGGATATGGATGGGCTGGAGTTTTCCGAAAGTTTCTTGTCGATTCACCTTACATGTGGTGGCCTTCCAACCTGGTTCAAGTCTCTCTATTTAG GGCATTGCACGAAGTTGAGATCAGACCCAAAGGCAAACTAACGAGACTACAGTTCTTCCTTGTAGTCCTTGCATCAAGCTTTGCATACTATATTGTACCCAACTACCTGTTTCCATCGATTACTGCACTCTCCTTTGTTTGTTGGATATGGAAGGACTCGGTCACAGCCCAACAAATTGGTTCGGGTCTTCGAGGCCTTGGTGTTGGCTCGTTTGCCCTTGATTGGTCCACTGTAGCTGGTTTCCTAGGATCTCCATTGGCCACCCCAGGATTTGCCATTATTAACATAATGGTTGGTTTCTTCCTAACGCTCTACGTATTAGTCCCTATTGCTTACTGGACCAACTCCTTTGAAGCCAAGCGATTTCCTATTATCTCATCGCATGTGTTCAATGCTGACGGTGGAAAATACGATGTTTCAGTAGTTTTGAATGAGACAACCTTCCAATTCAATCGACAAGGATATGATGGGTACAGCAAAATACATCTCAGTATCTTCTTTGTATATACTTATGGTCTAAGCTTTGCAGTACTGGCTGCTACAATATCTCACGTTGCACTCTTCCATGGAAG AGCAATCTGGCAACAAACAAAGGCTACATTCAAAGGTAAGTTCGGGGATGTACACACCAGAATAATGAGAAAAAACTATGACCCTGTCCCTCAATGGTGGTTTTACACACTCTTAATGGTGGTGGTTGGACTTGCCCTACTTGCTTGTGAAGGCTTTGGCAAACAATTGCAGCTTCCCTTCTGGGGTATCCTACTAGCCATACTCTTGGCTCTGAGCTTCACTCTCCCTATTGGCGTAATCACTGCTACGACAAACCAG CAACCAGGACTTAACGTCATCACTGAGCTGATTATCGGCTACATGTATCCGGGGAAACCTCTTGCAAATGTAGCTTTCAAGACCTATGGCTACATAAGCATGTCTCAGGCACTAATGTTTCTCTCAGACTTCAAGCTAGGCCACTACATGAAAATCCCTCCAAAATCCATGTTCATTGTTCAG TTAGCGGGAACCTTGGTCGCTTCATCAGTCTACTTTGGCACATCTTGGTGGCTTATCACGTCTGTAGAACATATCTGTGACCCATCTAAACTTCCAGAAGGAAGCCCCTGGACATGCCCCGGAGATGATGTTTTCTACAATGCTTCCATCATATGGGGAGTAGTTGGTCCACTTCGCATGTTTGGCCCTCTCGGTCTTTACTCTAAGATGAACTATTTCTTCCTCATTGGCATCCTGGCACCGGTACCTGTTTGGGTATTCTCTCGCCTGTTTCCTGACCAAAAGTGGATATGCCTCATTAACATGCCCATCATTATAGGAGGTGCAGGGGTAATGCCAATGGCCAAGGCTGTGAACTACATATGTTGGGGTGCTGTTGGcattttcttcaacttttttgtGTACAGGAGATTCAAAGGCTGGTGGGCTAGGCACAATTACATTCTCTCAGCTGGGCTAGATGCTGGGGTTGCTTTCATGGCCATCCTCTGCTATTTCACATTGCAGGTTAGAGACATCAATGGAATCAGGTGGTGGGGTTTGGATTTGGGCGATCACTGCCCACTGGCAAGTTGTCCTACTGCCCCTGGCATTGAGGTTGAAGGCTGTCCGGTATTCCCTTGA
- the LOC108996570 gene encoding phosphoglycolate phosphatase 2-like — MNVASRASQLLSSQSIGDLLNSVEAFLFDCDGVIWKGDTLIDGVPQTLDMLRSKGKKLVFVTNNSTKSRRQYANKFQSLGISVTEDEIFSSSFAAAMFLKVNNFPKEKKVYVIGGEGILEELELVGYTGLGGPEDGKKTAQWKTNCLFEHDKTVGAVVVGLDPYINYYKLQYGTLCVRENPGCLFIATNRDAVGHMTDLQEWPGAGCMVAAMCGSTEKEPIVVGKPSTFLMDFLQQKFQISCPKMCMVGDRLDTDILFGQNAGCKTLLVLSGVTSQSTLQDPSNDIKPDYYTNKVSDILELLGA, encoded by the exons ATGAACGTAGCAAGCAGAGCATCTCAGCTTCTGTCCTCCCAGAGTATCGGAGATCTTCTAAATTCCGTCGAAGCTTTTCTCTTCGACTGCGACg GTGTAATATGGAAGGGCGATACACTTATCGATGGCGTCCCGCAGACATTAGATATGCTTCGCTCCAAG gGAAAGAAGTTGGTGTTTGTGACCAATAATTCCACAAAATCGAGGAGGCAGTACGCTAACAAATTCCAATCTTTGGGAATTTCAGTCACTGAG gatgaGATATTCAGCTCATCCTTTGCAGCTGCTATGTTCTTGAAGGTCAATAATTTtcctaaagaaaaaaag GTTTATGTGATAGGTGGAGAGGGTATATTGGAAGAGCTGGAGCTTGTTGGGTATACAGGTCTTGGTGGCCCG GAAGATGGCAAAAAGACAGCACAATGGAAAACAAATTGCCTCTTTGAACACGATAAGACG GTTGGAGCTGTTGTGGTTGGACTAGACCCGTATATTAACTATTACAAGCTTCA GTATGGAACCCTTTGCGTACGTGAGAATCCTGGATGCCTTTTTATTGCGACCAACCGTGATGCAGTTGGACATATGACTGATTTGCAAGAATGGcctg GTGCAGGGTGTATGGTTGCTGCTATGTGTGGATCAACTGAGAAGGAGCCTATTGTAGTTGGAAAACCATCAACCTTTTTGATGGACTTCTTACAACAAAA gttTCAAATCAGTTGCCCCAAAATGTGTATGGTGGGTGATAGATTAGACACTGATATCTTATTTGGACAGAATGCTGGTTGCAAAACCCTTCTTGTACTTTCAG GTGTAACAAGCCAATCAACTCTTCAAGACCCTTCAAATGATATTAAACCAGATTACTATACAAACAAAGTTTCTGACATTTTGGAACTATTGGGAGCATAA
- the LOC108996553 gene encoding farnesyl pyrophosphate synthase 1-like isoform X2: MLDYNVPGGNLSRGLSFMQSYKLLIEGKELTEDEIFRANTLGWCIEWLQAYFLVLDDIMDNSHTRRGQPCWFRMPKFGMVAVNDGVILLNHVRRILRKHFRDKPYYLHLLDLFDEVIYLYNFCLISSQIGYTPKVHFLVFYFCIGGVSDCFSYHRIVQYKTAYYSFYLPVACAMLMLGGNLDNHIDVKNILVEMGVYFQVQDDYLDCFGDPETTGMIGTDIKDFKCSSLLVKALELSNEEQKKVLCDNYGKPDPANVANSMRARPTRS, from the exons ATGCTGGACTACAATGTACCTGGAG GGAACTTGAGCAGGGGCTTGTCCTTTATGCAGAGCTACAAATTGTTAATAGAAGGAAAGGAATTAACTGAAGATGAAATTTTCCGTGCCAATACTCTTGGTTGGTGCATTGAATGG CTACAGGcatattttcttgttcttgatgACATTATGGATAACTCACACACACGACGTGGTCAACCTTGCTGGTTCAGAATGCCAAAG TTTGGCATGGTTGCAGTAAATGACGGTGTTATACTTCTAAACCATGTCCGCAGGATTCTTAGAAAACACTTCAGGGATAAGCCTTACTACTTACATCTGCTTGATTTGTTTGACGAGGTGATTTACTTGTACAACTTTTGCTTAATTAGTTCTCAGATAGGTTATACGCCAAAAGTTCACTTCCTTGTGTTCTACTTCTGCATAGGTGGAGTTTCAGACTGCTTCAG TTACCATCGCATTGTTCAGTACAAGACAGCCTATTACTCATTCTACCTTCCA GTTGCATGTGCAATGCTTATGTTGGGTGGGAATCTAGACAACCATATTGATGTGAAGAACATACTTGTTGAGATGGGGGTCTACTTTCAAGTACAG GATGATTATTTGGATTGCTTCGGTGATCCTGAAACAACCGGCATG ATAGGAACAGACATCAAAGACTTCAAGTGCTCTTCGTTGTTGGTAAAAGCATTGGAGCTAAGCAATGAGGAACAAAAGAAAGTGCTATGT GATAACTATGGGAAACCAGACCCAGCCAATGTGGCAAAT AGTATGAGAGCGAGACCTACAAGAAGTTGA
- the LOC108996553 gene encoding farnesyl pyrophosphate synthase 1-like isoform X4, producing MLDYNVPGGNLSRGLSFMQSYKLLIEGKELTEDEIFRANTLGWCIEWLQAYFLVLDDIMDNSHTRRGQPCWFRMPKFGMVAVNDGVILLNHVRRILRKHFRDKPYYLHLLDLFDEVIYLYNFCLISSQIGYTPKVHFLVFYFCIGGVSDCFSYHRIVQYKTAYYSFYLPVACAMLMLGGNLDNHIDVKNILVEMGVYFQVQDDYLDCFGDPETTGMIGTDIKDFKCSSLLVKALELSNEEQKKVLCSMRARPTRS from the exons ATGCTGGACTACAATGTACCTGGAG GGAACTTGAGCAGGGGCTTGTCCTTTATGCAGAGCTACAAATTGTTAATAGAAGGAAAGGAATTAACTGAAGATGAAATTTTCCGTGCCAATACTCTTGGTTGGTGCATTGAATGG CTACAGGcatattttcttgttcttgatgACATTATGGATAACTCACACACACGACGTGGTCAACCTTGCTGGTTCAGAATGCCAAAG TTTGGCATGGTTGCAGTAAATGACGGTGTTATACTTCTAAACCATGTCCGCAGGATTCTTAGAAAACACTTCAGGGATAAGCCTTACTACTTACATCTGCTTGATTTGTTTGACGAGGTGATTTACTTGTACAACTTTTGCTTAATTAGTTCTCAGATAGGTTATACGCCAAAAGTTCACTTCCTTGTGTTCTACTTCTGCATAGGTGGAGTTTCAGACTGCTTCAG TTACCATCGCATTGTTCAGTACAAGACAGCCTATTACTCATTCTACCTTCCA GTTGCATGTGCAATGCTTATGTTGGGTGGGAATCTAGACAACCATATTGATGTGAAGAACATACTTGTTGAGATGGGGGTCTACTTTCAAGTACAG GATGATTATTTGGATTGCTTCGGTGATCCTGAAACAACCGGCATG ATAGGAACAGACATCAAAGACTTCAAGTGCTCTTCGTTGTTGGTAAAAGCATTGGAGCTAAGCAATGAGGAACAAAAGAAAGTGCTATGT AGTATGAGAGCGAGACCTACAAGAAGTTGA
- the LOC108996553 gene encoding farnesyl pyrophosphate synthase 1-like isoform X1, whose translation MLDYNVPGGNLSRGLSFMQSYKLLIEGKELTEDEIFRANTLGWCIEWLQAYFLVLDDIMDNSHTRRGQPCWFRMPKFGMVAVNDGVILLNHVRRILRKHFRDKPYYLHLLDLFDEVIYLYNFCLISSQIGYTPKVHFLVFYFCIGGVSDCFSYHRIVQYKTAYYSFYLPVACAMLMLGGNLDNHIDVKNILVEMGVYFQVQDDYLDCFGDPETTGMIGTDIKDFKCSSLLVKALELSNEEQKKVLCDNYGKPDPANVANVIYNHSIKFHYFLKTNGLMLNLDIAFVIVNPWCLATELLWVYYLYIL comes from the exons ATGCTGGACTACAATGTACCTGGAG GGAACTTGAGCAGGGGCTTGTCCTTTATGCAGAGCTACAAATTGTTAATAGAAGGAAAGGAATTAACTGAAGATGAAATTTTCCGTGCCAATACTCTTGGTTGGTGCATTGAATGG CTACAGGcatattttcttgttcttgatgACATTATGGATAACTCACACACACGACGTGGTCAACCTTGCTGGTTCAGAATGCCAAAG TTTGGCATGGTTGCAGTAAATGACGGTGTTATACTTCTAAACCATGTCCGCAGGATTCTTAGAAAACACTTCAGGGATAAGCCTTACTACTTACATCTGCTTGATTTGTTTGACGAGGTGATTTACTTGTACAACTTTTGCTTAATTAGTTCTCAGATAGGTTATACGCCAAAAGTTCACTTCCTTGTGTTCTACTTCTGCATAGGTGGAGTTTCAGACTGCTTCAG TTACCATCGCATTGTTCAGTACAAGACAGCCTATTACTCATTCTACCTTCCA GTTGCATGTGCAATGCTTATGTTGGGTGGGAATCTAGACAACCATATTGATGTGAAGAACATACTTGTTGAGATGGGGGTCTACTTTCAAGTACAG GATGATTATTTGGATTGCTTCGGTGATCCTGAAACAACCGGCATG ATAGGAACAGACATCAAAGACTTCAAGTGCTCTTCGTTGTTGGTAAAAGCATTGGAGCTAAGCAATGAGGAACAAAAGAAAGTGCTATGT GATAACTATGGGAAACCAGACCCAGCCAATGTGGCAAATGTAATTTACAACCACAGCATCAAATTTCATtactttttgaaaacaaatggtTTAATGTTGAACTTAGACATTGCCTTTGTCATCGTTAATCCATGGTGTTTAGCCACTGAATTATTATGGGTCTACTATCTATATATTCTCTAA
- the LOC108996553 gene encoding farnesyl pyrophosphate synthase 1-like isoform X5 has protein sequence MLDYNVPGGNLSRGLSFMQSYKLLIEGKELTEDEIFRANTLGWCIEWLQAYFLVLDDIMDNSHTRRGQPCWFRMPKFGMVAVNDGVILLNHVRRILRKHFRDKPYYLHLLDLFDEVIYLYNFCLISSQIGYTPKVHFLVFYFCIGGVSDCFSYHRIVQYKTAYYSFYLPVACAMLMLGGNLDNHIDVKNILVEMGVYFQVQDDYLDCFGDPETTGMIGTDIKDFKCSSLLVKALELSNEEQKKVLCGFICRV, from the exons ATGCTGGACTACAATGTACCTGGAG GGAACTTGAGCAGGGGCTTGTCCTTTATGCAGAGCTACAAATTGTTAATAGAAGGAAAGGAATTAACTGAAGATGAAATTTTCCGTGCCAATACTCTTGGTTGGTGCATTGAATGG CTACAGGcatattttcttgttcttgatgACATTATGGATAACTCACACACACGACGTGGTCAACCTTGCTGGTTCAGAATGCCAAAG TTTGGCATGGTTGCAGTAAATGACGGTGTTATACTTCTAAACCATGTCCGCAGGATTCTTAGAAAACACTTCAGGGATAAGCCTTACTACTTACATCTGCTTGATTTGTTTGACGAGGTGATTTACTTGTACAACTTTTGCTTAATTAGTTCTCAGATAGGTTATACGCCAAAAGTTCACTTCCTTGTGTTCTACTTCTGCATAGGTGGAGTTTCAGACTGCTTCAG TTACCATCGCATTGTTCAGTACAAGACAGCCTATTACTCATTCTACCTTCCA GTTGCATGTGCAATGCTTATGTTGGGTGGGAATCTAGACAACCATATTGATGTGAAGAACATACTTGTTGAGATGGGGGTCTACTTTCAAGTACAG GATGATTATTTGGATTGCTTCGGTGATCCTGAAACAACCGGCATG ATAGGAACAGACATCAAAGACTTCAAGTGCTCTTCGTTGTTGGTAAAAGCATTGGAGCTAAGCAATGAGGAACAAAAGAAAGTGCTATGT GGGTTTATTTGTAGAGTATGA
- the LOC108996553 gene encoding farnesyl pyrophosphate synthase 1-like isoform X6, with the protein MLDYNVPGGNLSRGLSFMQSYKLLIEGKELTEDEIFRANTLGWCIEWLQAYFLVLDDIMDNSHTRRGQPCWFRMPKFGMVAVNDGVILLNHVRRILRKHFRDKPYYLHLLDLFDEVEFQTASGQMIDLITTLEGEKDLSKYTFYHRIVQYKTAYYSFYLPVACAMLMLGGNLDNHIDVKNILVEMGVYFQVQDDYLDCFGDPETTGMIGTDIKDFKCSSLLVKALELSNEEQKKVLCDNYGKPDPANVANVIYNHSIKFHYFLKTNGLMLNLDIAFVIVNPWCLATELLWVYYLYIL; encoded by the exons ATGCTGGACTACAATGTACCTGGAG GGAACTTGAGCAGGGGCTTGTCCTTTATGCAGAGCTACAAATTGTTAATAGAAGGAAAGGAATTAACTGAAGATGAAATTTTCCGTGCCAATACTCTTGGTTGGTGCATTGAATGG CTACAGGcatattttcttgttcttgatgACATTATGGATAACTCACACACACGACGTGGTCAACCTTGCTGGTTCAGAATGCCAAAG TTTGGCATGGTTGCAGTAAATGACGGTGTTATACTTCTAAACCATGTCCGCAGGATTCTTAGAAAACACTTCAGGGATAAGCCTTACTACTTACATCTGCTTGATTTGTTTGACGAG GTGGAGTTTCAGACTGCTTCAGGTCAGATGATAGATTTGATTACCACACTTGAAGGAGAAAAAGATCTATCCAAATACacttt TTACCATCGCATTGTTCAGTACAAGACAGCCTATTACTCATTCTACCTTCCA GTTGCATGTGCAATGCTTATGTTGGGTGGGAATCTAGACAACCATATTGATGTGAAGAACATACTTGTTGAGATGGGGGTCTACTTTCAAGTACAG GATGATTATTTGGATTGCTTCGGTGATCCTGAAACAACCGGCATG ATAGGAACAGACATCAAAGACTTCAAGTGCTCTTCGTTGTTGGTAAAAGCATTGGAGCTAAGCAATGAGGAACAAAAGAAAGTGCTATGT GATAACTATGGGAAACCAGACCCAGCCAATGTGGCAAATGTAATTTACAACCACAGCATCAAATTTCATtactttttgaaaacaaatggtTTAATGTTGAACTTAGACATTGCCTTTGTCATCGTTAATCCATGGTGTTTAGCCACTGAATTATTATGGGTCTACTATCTATATATTCTCTAA
- the LOC108996553 gene encoding farnesyl pyrophosphate synthase 2-like isoform X3, with protein MKFSVPILLVGALNGYRHIFLFLMTLWITHTHDVVNLAGSECQRILRKHFRDKPYYLHLLDLFDEVIYLYNFCLISSQIGYTPKVHFLVFYFCIGGVSDCFSYHRIVQYKTAYYSFYLPVACAMLMLGGNLDNHIDVKNILVEMGVYFQVQDDYLDCFGDPETTGMIGTDIKDFKCSSLLVKALELSNEEQKKVLCDNYGKPDPANVANVIYNHSIKFHYFLKTNGLMLNLDIAFVIVNPWCLATELLWVYYLYIL; from the exons ATGAAATTTTCCGTGCCAATACTCTTGGTTGGTGCATTGAATGG CTACAGGcatattttcttgttcttgatgACATTATGGATAACTCACACACACGACGTGGTCAACCTTGCTGGTTCAGAATGCCAAAG GATTCTTAGAAAACACTTCAGGGATAAGCCTTACTACTTACATCTGCTTGATTTGTTTGACGAGGTGATTTACTTGTACAACTTTTGCTTAATTAGTTCTCAGATAGGTTATACGCCAAAAGTTCACTTCCTTGTGTTCTACTTCTGCATAGGTGGAGTTTCAGACTGCTTCAG TTACCATCGCATTGTTCAGTACAAGACAGCCTATTACTCATTCTACCTTCCA GTTGCATGTGCAATGCTTATGTTGGGTGGGAATCTAGACAACCATATTGATGTGAAGAACATACTTGTTGAGATGGGGGTCTACTTTCAAGTACAG GATGATTATTTGGATTGCTTCGGTGATCCTGAAACAACCGGCATG ATAGGAACAGACATCAAAGACTTCAAGTGCTCTTCGTTGTTGGTAAAAGCATTGGAGCTAAGCAATGAGGAACAAAAGAAAGTGCTATGT GATAACTATGGGAAACCAGACCCAGCCAATGTGGCAAATGTAATTTACAACCACAGCATCAAATTTCATtactttttgaaaacaaatggtTTAATGTTGAACTTAGACATTGCCTTTGTCATCGTTAATCCATGGTGTTTAGCCACTGAATTATTATGGGTCTACTATCTATATATTCTCTAA